ATACGGTGTGGAGATCGGCCTGCTCATCGACACCTACGACAAGCTGGGACTGAACTCCATCGCCCAGGTGAATCTGGGCGTACGTAGCCACCGCAATCGGCCGCTGGTCGAGCTCGGGGTGATGAGCCGGCAGGTGATGGCGACCATGCTGTCGCGCTGCGGGATTCCGGACTCCGGGGTGGGTATCACCCAGTTCTTCGCCGACGGCGACGGGTTTACCCCGCGCAGTTCGACGGTCTCGCTGGACGACCGTCCGCCGATGAACACCCTGCGCTGAGTGCATACCGCACGCAGACATATCGGGTAGATCGCCCGCACCCGGTATGCACTCGAGGATGCTCAGGTCTTCTGGATCTCACGTTCTCCCGCGGCGGGTGACCACACGGTGACGATCATGTGGTCGTCGTCGAGACGTACCGCCGAGGCTCCCTGGATGTCCGCGACATAGAACGGTGCGAACCGTCGTCCGCGCAGATCGAATCCGATGGTGGCGTAGAGATGTTCGGCGAAGGCGGCGTGTAGGTCGATGTCCTGCTCGTCGTGCACGATGCCCCAAACCTTCGCGTCACCCTCGCCGATGTGGGTGTCGACGGTGGCGGTGTGCAGCTCGAAACGGGGATCACGGGCAAGATCTGCGAGCTTGGCGGTACCGGGCATGCCGCCGACGATGAGCCGACCTTGAAAGATGCGTGGTTCCATCGGGCTGATCCGCGGGGCCCCGCCGCGGCGGAGGGTCGACAGGAAGCACAGGTTGCGCGTGGCGGCGTGGCGGCGCCGAAACACTTCGGCGATGGTCGGAGCCTGCCGCGTGAACTCGTGCCAGGAGGTCATGGCCCCACGGTAGGTCGCGATGTCGGACCTCGCTGGCAAGATCGGTGTCGTGACGTTCGCACTGACGTATCTGCTGGTTCTCATCGCGGTGGCCGCGGTGTTGTTCGTGCTCGGCTCGATGCTGTTCGGTCGTGGGGAGGCGCTGCCCCCGCTGCCCAAGGGCACCACTGCCACCGTGCTGCCTGCCGAGAAGGTGACGGGCACGGATGTGGATGCCGTCAAGTTCTCCCTGGTGTTCCGCGGGTACAAGGCCAGCGAGGTCGACTGGGTGTTGGATCGGCTTGCCCGTCAGATCGACGAGTTGCGCGCCGAACTCGACGAGGCGCAGGGCGTGCGAGCCAGTGTTGAAGCCGATGCCCGGTAAGGAGCCCTCGCGCTGCTCCTGGGCCGTGGACCCGGCCGGGTCCACGTTGTATGCCGACTACCACGACAACGAATGGGGACGCCCCTTGTACGGGCGCGACGCCTTGTTCGAGCGGCTCTGCCTCGAGGCGTTCCAGAGCGGCCTGGCCTGGATCACCATCCTGCGTAAGCGCGAGGGCTTTCGGCGCGCATTCGACGGGTTCTCGCCGGAGAAGATCGCCCGGTATGGCGAGAAGGACGTGGCCCGGCTGATGGCCGATGCCGAGATCGTGCGGAACCGCGCCAAGATCGATTCGGCGATTTCCAACGCCCGCGTGGTGCTGGATCTGGACACCGATCTTTCGGACCTGTTGTGGTCGTTCGCGCCGAAACGCCGCGCCCGGCCACAGCGCATTTCGGATGTGCCGGCGGTGACCGACGAGAGCACCGCAATGGCCAAGGAACTCAAACGCCGTGGGTTCCGTTTTGTCGGCCCTACCACGGCATATGCGCTGATGCAGGCCACCGGGATGGTGGACGATCATGTGCGGTCCTGCTGGGTTCCACGGACCGAAACTGCACCCGCCGTACAGTCCAGTTGAGGGTCTGCTGTCCCCAGATGCTCGCGATAGGGAACAATGGTCCAGTGAAACGGCAGCTCAGATAGGGAACAATGGTCGGAGATGCCGAACACCCTTGGCTGGAATTTGGAGGGAGCACACGATGGCGGCCATGAAGCCCCGAACAGGCGACGGTCCTCTCGAGGCTACGAAAGAGGGACGCGGAATCGTCATGCGCGTGCCACTGGAAGGTGGCGGTCGCTTGGTGGTCGAGCTGACCCCCGATGAGGCTGCCGCGCTCGGCGACGAACTCAAGAACGTCACCAGCTAGGCCCACAGCCCTCCGGGCGCTAGCCGCAGACTTTTTGATAGATCTGCAGCGTCATTTCCGCGATGTGCGCCCACGAGAACTCTTCGATACACCGCGCTCTTCCGGCGTTGCCGAGTTCGGTGGCCCGCGCGGGGTCCGCGACCAATGCGTTGACCGCGTCGGCAAGACCCGCCTCGAAGGCCGCCGATTCGCTGCTTTCGTAAGCCACCAACGTGCCGGTGACACCATCGGCAACCACCTCAGGTATCCCGCCGACGCGCGAGGCCACGACGGCTGTACCGCAGGCCATGGCCTCAAGGTTCACGATGCCCAACGGTTCGTAGATCGACGGACACACAAAAACCGTTGCCGCGGACAGCACTTCCCGCAGCTTGGAAGCGGGCAGGAATTCCCGCACCCAGTGCACTCCCGGCCGGGTTGCCGCAAGTTCGGTCACGGCACCGGTGATCTGCTCGGCGATCTCTTGGGTGTCCGGCTCGCCTGCACACAGGATCAGCTGAATCTCGGGGGCGAAGCGGTGCGCGGCGGCCACCAGGTGCGCGAGCCCCTTCTGCCGCGTGATCCGCCCGACGAAGACGACAATCGGACGAGACAGATCCACGCCCAGCTCGGCGAGCACCGATCCTGGTTGGGTGATCGCCTCGGCCGGATCCACCGGATACCAGGTTGTGGTGTCGATTCCATTGCGCACCACGTGAATCCGCTCGGGATCCAGGTCGGGGTAGGTCTCCATGATGTCCTCGCGCATCCCGCTGCTGACCGCGATGACGGCGTCCGCGGCGTGTATCGCGGTGTGCTCCACCCACGATGACACCCGGTATCCGCCGCCCAGCTGTTCGGCCTTCCACGGCCGGCGTGGCTCAAGGGAGTGCGCGGTCAGCACGTGCGGGACGTCGTACAGCAGCTTGGCCAGATGTCCGGCCATGCCGGTGTACCAGGTGTGTGAATGCACCACCGTGGAGCCGGCGGCCGCCGCCGCCATCGCGAGGTCGGCCGACAGGGTCGTCAACGCGGGATTGGCGCCGTCCAGCGCCGGGTCGGGCCGGTGAACGAAGGCTCCGTCGCGCGGTGCACCCATGCAGTGCACGTCGACGTCGCACAGTGCGCGCAGCTGAGCCACCAACTCGGTGACGTGGACGCCCGCCCCGCCGTACACCTCGGGTGGATACTCCCGCGTCATCATCGCGACCCGCGTCTTGGATGTGCCGCTAACGCGAAGACCCTCGGTCGTGGATGAGCCGCGTGCGCGAAGACCGTCGGTCATAGCCACGACCGTAGTAGGTGGCCCCGACGGCCGCTGCCTCTGGCTCTTCACGCTAGCGGCTCATCGCCGGCCCGCCACGGGGTGTAGCGCTGGCCGCTTCTGCCGAGTGCCGATAGGTTGATTGCTATGAGGGCATCGCCACACGTTCTGGGGATCGTGCTTGCCGGCGGTGAAGGCAAGCGGCTCTACCCGTTGACCGCCGACCGCGCGAAACCGGCGGTGCCCTTCGGCGGCGCGTATCGCCTCATCGACTTCGTGCTGAGCAACCTGGTCAACGCGCGGTTCCTGCGCATTTGCGTTCTGACCCAATACAAGTCGCACTCGCTGGACCGGCACATCTCGCAAAACTGGCGGCTGTCGGGCCTGGCGGGGGAGTACATCACCCCTGTTCCCGCGCAGCAGCGGCTCGGTCCGCGCTGGTATACGGGCAGCGCCGATGCCATCCACCAGTCCCTGAATCTGATCTTCGACGAGGACCCCGAATACATCGTGGTGTTCGGTGCCGACCACGTGTATCGGATGGATCCCGAGCAGATGCTCGACTTTCACATAGAAAGTGGAGCAGCGGTGACCGTGGCGGGAATCCGTGTGCCGCGGACCGAAGCAAGCGCGTTCGGTTGCATCGACGCCGACGACACCGGACGCATCCGCGAGTTCGTCGAGAAGCCCGCGGATCCTCCCGGCACACCGGACGATCCCGATGCGGCCTTCGTGTCGATGGGGAACTACATCTTCACCACCAAGGAACTCATCGACGTCATCCGTGCGGATGCCGAAGATGACCACTCCGATCACGACATGGGCGGCGACATCATTCCCCGGCTGGTGGCCGATGGCCGTGCGGCGGTCTACGACTTCAACACCAACCTGGTGCCGGGAGCCACCGAGCGTGATCACGCCTACTGGCGCGATGTCGGAACGCTCGACGCGTTCTATGACGCACACATGGATCTGGTGTCGGTGCATCCGGTGTTCAACCTGTACAACCGGCGTTGGCCCATCCGTGGTGAATCGGAGAACCTGGCTCCCGCCAAGTTCGTCAACGGTGGTTCGGCCCAGGAGTCGGTGGTGGGCGCCGGCAGCATCGTGTCAGCGGCCTCGGTGCGCAACTCGGTGCTGTCCTCCAACGTCGTCATCGACGACGGCGCCGTCGTGGAGGGCAGCGTGCTGATGCCCGGCGTGCGGGTGGGCCGCGGTGCTGTTGTCCGGCACGCGATTCTGGACAAGAACGTGGTGGTCGGTGTGGGCGAGCAGGTTGGCGTCGACATCGAGCGCGACCGCGAACGGTTCAACGTCAGCGCGGGCGGCGTGGTCGCCGTCGGCAAGGGCGTATGGATTTAGCCGCTCACCACACCAACGGCACCAGACGGCTGCGTACCTTCTCGGTGTACTCGTCGTAGCCTGGCAGGTCGTGCCGCAGCATCTTCTCCTCGTCCAGGATCCGGACCACCAGCGAGGCCGCGGCCGGAATGACCGCTAGCAGGCCCCAATACGATCCCAGCGCCAATGGCATACCCACCATCATCATCAGCGAGCCGGTGTACATGGGATGGCGAACCAGCCCGTACAACCCGGTCGACGTGACGGTCTGTCCGGACTCGACGGTGATGCTGGCCGCCGCATAGTTGTTCTGGGCAACCACCAGCGTGGCGGCGCCCAGGCCGACGATCACCATCACCTCGCCGACGATCACGAGCCAGGTCGGTACGTGTGACCAACCGAACCGGTGATCGAAGGCGCTCACCACGACGAGTGCCAGGAACGAGCTCAGCAGCACCGTGACCGCCAGCTTCTGCACCGGGCGAGTCTCTGCGATGGGACCGCCACGTAAACGTCGCTGCAGCACTGCGGGATTCGAAGTGGCCAGGTAAATCGACGAGATCGCGGAGATGATCGCGAAGATCGCCAGGAAAGCCCAGGCCTGCCAGTAGTCGAATGTGCCCGCGGGCCAGAACAGTGCCGCACCGAAGACCGCGAGGCCGACGATGCCCGAAACAAATGCCTGTACACCAGTTTTCATGATCTTCCTTTCTCAGATCGCATCACGACGGTGGTAGATCTCGCCCGCGGCTGCGGTGAGCCCGGCGCCGATCGTTATGAGGACGAACATGGTCAGCCAGGGATACTCCACGGGTGCACTGACACGCATCACCGGGGACAGCGTCACGATCCAGGATGGGAGCTGCAGTATTCCGGCGTAGAGCATGCTGACGGAGAATGCCACCACGAGCCAGCCAATCCAGCTGTGCCGCAGGGCGACCCCGACGGCCGCGATGCCCGCGACCACCATGAGGGCGGGAACCTGTGCCAGTGCCGCGAGGGTGAGGCGCCACACCAGATCTGGATTGTGCAATGTCGCGGCAGCACCGAGCCCGCCGCCCAGACCGGCGATCAGCATCAGGAGTGCGCTGCCCATGACCGTTACCGCGACCGCGGACAGTATCCAGTTCCAGCGTGAGACCGCGCGCGCCAGTACTGCTTCGGTGATACCCGATTGCTCATCCTTGGCCAGCTTCACGATCGCCGAGACCACATACGCGGTTGCCGCGATGGCGAGCACCTGATTGAAGGTGGCGAAGATGCTATCGAGTCCGTGGGCCTGGAATGCACGAGCCAACAGTGGGTTGGTGTCGATCGAATCGCGCAGGCTCTTGGCCATCGATCCGAATGCCATACCGGCCAGAAAGATTCCGGTCCCCCAACCGGTGAGCAGTCCGCGCTGCAGCTGCAGGTTGAGGCCGAACACGGACTTGATCTCGGGTGCGTTCGCATTCTCGCCGCGCGAGGGCAGTACCCCGGCGTCGTATTGTCGATGCCCTTCGAGCATGTGTGCGGTCAGCATCAGCGCAACGGCGGCGCCCACCAGGAGCAGGAAGGGCCACCAGCGCAGGTCGACGAACGGCCGCATCTGCTGGGCCCATGCCAGGGGCGAGAACCAGCTCAGCGCGCTGCCCTTGTTGTCGATGATGTCGCCCACTCCTCGAACCAGGACCGCTGCTGCGAGCGCCGCCATCGCGACGCCGCTGGCTGCCCTGGCGGTGCGCCACAATTGCGACGTGACGGCCGCCACCCCGGCGAAAACCATGGAGGCGCCGGTGATTCCGAGGCTGATTGCAAGGCTGTCGGCAATATCGAATCCCGCCGCGGACAAGGCGATGGTCATCGCACCGGCGAGGACGGCATTCATCAGTCCGACCACGACGAGCGCCGCATAGGTGCGGGCCTGGTGGCCGATCACGGCCGACATCACCAGCTCGGCACTGCCGGACTCTTCCTCGGCGCGGGTGTGGCGGATGACGGTCAGGATGGACATGATGGCCGCGGCGGCGATCATGACCGTCATCAGTTCGTTGGCGACCATGACGCCCACATCGGTCTCGTTGACGCCGAAATTGGGCCCACCCATGATGATTCCAGCCGGGGTCTTCATCATGGTGACCCGTGCCATGCGATCGGCCGTTGTCGGGTAGATCGACGTGAACGCCAGCGGCGTATAGGTCATCAAGAGCGTCAACCAGCCCACCCACATACAGATCCGGAATCTGTCACGACGCAACGCCAACGCGATCAGCGTGCCGATGCCGGTCAGTGGCTGTCGAGGGCTGCCATCCGAAATGGGATGGCGGATGGGCAGGGTCGCGAATTCGGTAGTCACCGCGGGACACCCTGGTACTCGCGCATGAACAGCTCTTCGAGCGACGCGGGAGCCACGGTGAGGTCGACGATGCCGAGGCTTGCGAGTTGCTCCATGGTGCGGTCGAGGTCGCTGCGATCCACGGTGAATGAGGCTCGGTTGCCGCCGATGGCGACGTCGTGCAATTGCGGGATGGATTTGAGCCCAGAGGGGTTGGCCAGGGTGCGCACCGTGACGGACGTCCGCATGAAGTGTCGCAGTTCTGCCAGGGAGCCGGAGAGCACCGTGCGCCCGGCACGCACGATGGTCACCCGATGGCATAGCTTCTCCACCTCGGCCAGGATGTGGCTGGAAAGCAGGACCGCGCAGCCACGAGAGGCCACCTCGGCCACACACTCTTGGAAGACGGTCTCCATCAGCGGGTCGAGGCCAGATGTCGGCTCGTCCAGGATGAACAGCTCGGCGTCGGAGCAGAACGCGGCGATCAGCGCCACCTTCTGCCGGTTGCCCTTAGAGTAGGTCCGGGCCTTCTTGGAGGGGTCGAGCTCGAAACGCTCGATGAGTTCGTTGCGCCTGTGCAGGGAAACATGTTCGGCGCCGCGCATTCTGGTGAGGAAGTCGATGGCCTGCCCGCCGGTGAGGTTGGGCCACAAGGTGACATCCCCTGGTACGTAGCCGATGAGTCGATGCAGTTCCACCGCGTTGACCCAGGGGTCGCCCCCGAAGAGTTGCACCGTGCCGGCCTCGGCGCGCAGGAGGCCGAGTAGTACCCGGATGGTGGTGGACTTGCCGGCGCCGTTGGGTCCCAAGAATCCCGCCACCTCACCGTGCGCCACCGATAGGTCGAGCCCGTCGAGTGCCCTGTTCTTGCCGAAAGACTTGGTCAGTCCCCGTATTTCGACCGCAAGATGGGGGTAAGTCACTTCGAATCTCCTCCGTTGTGAGAGCTATCCTGTTGTGCGGCAAAGGCATCGAGCATGGTGGAGTCGGTCATCAGGCCCTCTGTGTAGATCTCGATGGCCGGGAACATCAGCTCCTCGGAGTACCGGCGCAAGATGGTGCGCAGGTCGTCGTTCGGAAACATCTGTACGTAGACGGTCAGTGCGCCGACGCCGGTCAGTGATACCCACAAGGCCCGCCCCTTGGGATCGCGGCTGGGTTTGATGGTGCCCGCGTTCACACCGTCGTCCAGATACTTTTCGGCATCGTCGATGGAGCGCTGCAGAAATGCGCGGCCGGGTTCTCCGCCCGACTGCACGCTGTGTAGCAGGTACCTGACCATCGGTGCGAAGGTCTCGATCTCGTCGATGGCGTCGAGCCAGACCTTGGGGTCATTTGAGGTGATGGTGCGGGACTTCTCCGAGCGGATGTACTCCAGCAGGTAGTCGTCCACGGACTGCCGAAGCCCGTCCTTGGATCCGTAGTGGTGAATGACCAGCGCGGGGCTGACTCCTGCCGCATCGGCGATGGCGCGGACGCTGGCGCCGAATCCCTGCTCGCCCCACAGCTTGATGGCGGCCTCTCGGATCCGGGCGACGGCGGTGAGGTCATCGACTGAACGCATGTTTAGGACACTAAACATGCGTTCAGTAGAAAGTCAAGCATCTACCACCTGAGCGCGAGAGCGAGCACAAAACACCGGGTGTGAGCAGCAGCGTGCTCACACCCGGTGGGAGAGTGGACTATCTAGTCGCGGGTGGCCGCCAGCAAGCCATCGCCCAGTGGGATCAGCACCGCGGTGAACCGGCCGTCGTCGGCGATGATGCGTGCCGCTTCGCGCGCGCCGACCACATCGGGATCGTTGGCACTCGGATCACCTGCGCGCCCACCGGCCGACACCCCGTGGATCACCACGGCGCCGCCCGGCCGCAGCAGCCGAATGCCCCCGGCCAGGAAGTCGGGTTGATCTGCCGGTGCGGCATCGATGACGAGCAGGTCGTAGGACTCGTCGGCCAGTCGGGGCAGGACTTCTTGGGCCCGGCCACCGATCAGCCGGGTGCGCGACGGCGCGATGGCAGCCTCCGAGAAGGCCTGCTTGGCGCTGCGCTGGTGCTCGGGTTCCAGGTCGATGGTGGTCAGTACGCCGTCCTCGCGCATACCTGAGAGCAGCCACAAACCGCTGACCCCCGCACCCGTACCCACTTCGACGACGGCCTTACCGCCGGATAGACGTGCGAAGACACTCAGGAGAGCGCCCACCGCGGGCGTCACCGGGCCAGCACCCAGGTCAACGGCACGTTCCCGCGCGGCGGCGACTATGTCGTCTTCGGAGATGGCGCCCTCGGCATGGCTCACCATCGCCTCGACGCGGGATCGATCTGCGCTGCTGGTCACGGTTCGATCCTGTCGAGCGGGAGTGAATCTGTCCTGCGACACGCCGAACTCCGAGACGATCGAGCGGGTTTCTTGTGCGGATATCCCCGGTGAGACCGGATCGAGACCGCATTCTCAGGAAGAGTTAAGTTAGCTCATAAGAGACCCACACCTCGGTGGTAGAGGGTCAATGCATGTCGCGATCCATCCTGAACCAGAGCCTGAGTGCCCCGCGTCTTTCCGGGAATAACACCGATGGCATCTGGGTTGACCAGGCTGACAGTCTCCCCATCGGGGGTGAGGCCGCCACAACCGAACAGGAGGAACACGCGATTTCGCTTACGCGTATCAGCGAGCCCGAGTACACAGACTTCGTCGAGGCCGTCAACCCTGACGAGCTATCCGGGACCGCAGTATTCGACGCCACCGGAGACCAGGCGGCCATGCCGTCCTGGGACGAATTGGTTCGTGAGCATGCCGACCGCGTGTACCGCCTGGCTTACCGCCTTTCCGGCAACCAGCAGGACGCCGAGGACCTGACTCAGGAAACCTTCATCAGGGTGTTCCGGTCGCTGCAGAACTACCAGCCCGGCACCTTCGAGGGTTGGCTGCACCGCATCACCACCAATCTGTTCCTGGACATGGTCCGTCGCCGCGGACGCATCCGCATGGAGGCCCTGCCCGAGGATTACGACCGCGTGCCTGCGACCGACCCTGATCCGGAGCAGATCTACCACGATGCTCAGCTGGGCGCCGACCTGCAGGCCGCGCTGGACTCGCTGGCACCGGAGTTCCGTGCCGCCGTGGTGCTGTGCGACATCGAAGGTCTGTCCTACGAGGAAATCGGTGCCACTCTCGATGTGAAGCTCGGCACCGTGCGTAGCCGTATTCACCGTGGCCGGCAGGCCATCCGTGAGTACCTGGCCGCACACTCCTCGACGTCCGCACTCGCGGCCGCCGAGTAGCGCGCGACACCATTGGTGCAGGTTGGTACGCAATGAGTACATTCGCGCGCTATCTTCGAGTTAGGTCGGCACGTGTCCGCCGGCCGTTCCGGATCGAAGGGAGCGTCGCCGTGGTGGATAGCGGCTCGTTCCGGCGGGCGTTCTCGAGTTTCTCGTCGTTCTCGCGGCTGCCCTCCCCGTTCGCCTCGCAGAGTGAGGCGCCGGTGGGCGCTCCGCGCCAGTTCGGATCGACCGAGCATCTGTCCACCGAGGCGATAGCGGCGTTCGTGGATGGCGAACTACGGATGAGCGCGCACCTGCGTGCGGCACACCACCTGTCGATGTGCGCCGAATGCGCACTGGAGATCGACGCTCAGCGCCAAGCACGCAGTGCACTGCGCGATTCCGGGGCTATCCGGGTGCCGGGCTCGTTGCTCGGGTTGCTCAGCCAGATTCCGCACATTCCGCATGAGGCCGCACCGCCGCAACCGTCAGCACACGATGGCGACTTGCCGCCCGCACTAGGAAATGACGCGGTGCGGCCAGATAGCCGAGTACGTCGTAAGCGCCGGTAGGGTGGGCCGGTGACCGCAAATCAGGACACCGCCCCCCGGTTGGCGCCGCGCCCGGTTGACCGGCCGCCCGTCGATCCGGCTTCGCAACGGGCTTTCGGCCGTCCTTCGGGGGTATCCGGTTCGTTCCAGGGGGCAGACAAGTACCGAGATCAGGGGGAGTACACACCGCGGGTCGGTCCTCCCGACCCGGTGCTGGCCCAGGCCTTCGGACGGCCCGACAACACCACCACGTCCTTGCAGCGCCACCCCGCTGACGCAGGCAAGCTCAATGCCGTCGACGAGGGGTCCGACGCCGCCGAAGATCCGTGGCGCGACCCCACGGCGCAGGTTGAGCTGGGCAGGCCCGCGGTCACCAAGGCCCCACTCGCCGTATCCGGTGCCCCGGCGCCGAAGTTGGGCGTTCGCGACGTTC
The nucleotide sequence above comes from Mycobacteroides saopaulense. Encoded proteins:
- a CDS encoding ABC transporter ATP-binding protein, yielding MTYPHLAVEIRGLTKSFGKNRALDGLDLSVAHGEVAGFLGPNGAGKSTTIRVLLGLLRAEAGTVQLFGGDPWVNAVELHRLIGYVPGDVTLWPNLTGGQAIDFLTRMRGAEHVSLHRRNELIERFELDPSKKARTYSKGNRQKVALIAAFCSDAELFILDEPTSGLDPLMETVFQECVAEVASRGCAVLLSSHILAEVEKLCHRVTIVRAGRTVLSGSLAELRHFMRTSVTVRTLANPSGLKSIPQLHDVAIGGNRASFTVDRSDLDRTMEQLASLGIVDLTVAPASLEELFMREYQGVPR
- a CDS encoding TetR/AcrR family transcriptional regulator, translated to MRSVDDLTAVARIREAAIKLWGEQGFGASVRAIADAAGVSPALVIHHYGSKDGLRQSVDDYLLEYIRSEKSRTITSNDPKVWLDAIDEIETFAPMVRYLLHSVQSGGEPGRAFLQRSIDDAEKYLDDGVNAGTIKPSRDPKGRALWVSLTGVGALTVYVQMFPNDDLRTILRRYSEELMFPAIEIYTEGLMTDSTMLDAFAAQQDSSHNGGDSK
- the glgC gene encoding glucose-1-phosphate adenylyltransferase — protein: MRASPHVLGIVLAGGEGKRLYPLTADRAKPAVPFGGAYRLIDFVLSNLVNARFLRICVLTQYKSHSLDRHISQNWRLSGLAGEYITPVPAQQRLGPRWYTGSADAIHQSLNLIFDEDPEYIVVFGADHVYRMDPEQMLDFHIESGAAVTVAGIRVPRTEASAFGCIDADDTGRIREFVEKPADPPGTPDDPDAAFVSMGNYIFTTKELIDVIRADAEDDHSDHDMGGDIIPRLVADGRAAVYDFNTNLVPGATERDHAYWRDVGTLDAFYDAHMDLVSVHPVFNLYNRRWPIRGESENLAPAKFVNGGSAQESVVGAGSIVSAASVRNSVLSSNVVIDDGAVVEGSVLMPGVRVGRGAVVRHAILDKNVVVGVGEQVGVDIERDRERFNVSAGGVVAVGKGVWI
- a CDS encoding ABC transporter permease, whose product is MTTEFATLPIRHPISDGSPRQPLTGIGTLIALALRRDRFRICMWVGWLTLLMTYTPLAFTSIYPTTADRMARVTMMKTPAGIIMGGPNFGVNETDVGVMVANELMTVMIAAAAIMSILTVIRHTRAEEESGSAELVMSAVIGHQARTYAALVVVGLMNAVLAGAMTIALSAAGFDIADSLAISLGITGASMVFAGVAAVTSQLWRTARAASGVAMAALAAAVLVRGVGDIIDNKGSALSWFSPLAWAQQMRPFVDLRWWPFLLLVGAAVALMLTAHMLEGHRQYDAGVLPSRGENANAPEIKSVFGLNLQLQRGLLTGWGTGIFLAGMAFGSMAKSLRDSIDTNPLLARAFQAHGLDSIFATFNQVLAIAATAYVVSAIVKLAKDEQSGITEAVLARAVSRWNWILSAVAVTVMGSALLMLIAGLGGGLGAAATLHNPDLVWRLTLAALAQVPALMVVAGIAAVGVALRHSWIGWLVVAFSVSMLYAGILQLPSWIVTLSPVMRVSAPVEYPWLTMFVLITIGAGLTAAAGEIYHRRDAI
- a CDS encoding DivIVA domain-containing protein, whose amino-acid sequence is MSDLAGKIGVVTFALTYLLVLIAVAAVLFVLGSMLFGRGEALPPLPKGTTATVLPAEKVTGTDVDAVKFSLVFRGYKASEVDWVLDRLARQIDELRAELDEAQGVRASVEADAR
- the rseA gene encoding anti-sigma E factor RseA, which codes for MVDSGSFRRAFSSFSSFSRLPSPFASQSEAPVGAPRQFGSTEHLSTEAIAAFVDGELRMSAHLRAAHHLSMCAECALEIDAQRQARSALRDSGAIRVPGSLLGLLSQIPHIPHEAAPPQPSAHDGDLPPALGNDAVRPDSRVRRKRR
- the sigE gene encoding RNA polymerase sigma factor SigE; translated protein: MSRSILNQSLSAPRLSGNNTDGIWVDQADSLPIGGEAATTEQEEHAISLTRISEPEYTDFVEAVNPDELSGTAVFDATGDQAAMPSWDELVREHADRVYRLAYRLSGNQQDAEDLTQETFIRVFRSLQNYQPGTFEGWLHRITTNLFLDMVRRRGRIRMEALPEDYDRVPATDPDPEQIYHDAQLGADLQAALDSLAPEFRAAVVLCDIEGLSYEEIGATLDVKLGTVRSRIHRGRQAIREYLAAHSSTSALAAAE
- a CDS encoding DUF3117 domain-containing protein, whose amino-acid sequence is MAAMKPRTGDGPLEATKEGRGIVMRVPLEGGGRLVVELTPDEAAALGDELKNVTS
- a CDS encoding O-methyltransferase; protein product: MVSHAEGAISEDDIVAAARERAVDLGAGPVTPAVGALLSVFARLSGGKAVVEVGTGAGVSGLWLLSGMREDGVLTTIDLEPEHQRSAKQAFSEAAIAPSRTRLIGGRAQEVLPRLADESYDLLVIDAAPADQPDFLAGGIRLLRPGGAVVIHGVSAGGRAGDPSANDPDVVGAREAARIIADDGRFTAVLIPLGDGLLAATRD
- a CDS encoding DNA-3-methyladenine glycosylase I — its product is MPGKEPSRCSWAVDPAGSTLYADYHDNEWGRPLYGRDALFERLCLEAFQSGLAWITILRKREGFRRAFDGFSPEKIARYGEKDVARLMADAEIVRNRAKIDSAISNARVVLDLDTDLSDLLWSFAPKRRARPQRISDVPAVTDESTAMAKELKRRGFRFVGPTTAYALMQATGMVDDHVRSCWVPRTETAPAVQSS
- a CDS encoding methyltransferase family protein, which translates into the protein MKTGVQAFVSGIVGLAVFGAALFWPAGTFDYWQAWAFLAIFAIISAISSIYLATSNPAVLQRRLRGGPIAETRPVQKLAVTVLLSSFLALVVVSAFDHRFGWSHVPTWLVIVGEVMVIVGLGAATLVVAQNNYAAASITVESGQTVTSTGLYGLVRHPMYTGSLMMMVGMPLALGSYWGLLAVIPAAASLVVRILDEEKMLRHDLPGYDEYTEKVRSRLVPLVW
- a CDS encoding pyridoxamine 5'-phosphate oxidase family protein; this encodes MTSWHEFTRQAPTIAEVFRRRHAATRNLCFLSTLRRGGAPRISPMEPRIFQGRLIVGGMPGTAKLADLARDPRFELHTATVDTHIGEGDAKVWGIVHDEQDIDLHAAFAEHLYATIGFDLRGRRFAPFYVADIQGASAVRLDDDHMIVTVWSPAAGEREIQKT
- the glgA gene encoding glycogen synthase; the encoded protein is MMTREYPPEVYGGAGVHVTELVAQLRALCDVDVHCMGAPRDGAFVHRPDPALDGANPALTTLSADLAMAAAAAGSTVVHSHTWYTGMAGHLAKLLYDVPHVLTAHSLEPRRPWKAEQLGGGYRVSSWVEHTAIHAADAVIAVSSGMREDIMETYPDLDPERIHVVRNGIDTTTWYPVDPAEAITQPGSVLAELGVDLSRPIVVFVGRITRQKGLAHLVAAAHRFAPEIQLILCAGEPDTQEIAEQITGAVTELAATRPGVHWVREFLPASKLREVLSAATVFVCPSIYEPLGIVNLEAMACGTAVVASRVGGIPEVVADGVTGTLVAYESSESAAFEAGLADAVNALVADPARATELGNAGRARCIEEFSWAHIAEMTLQIYQKVCG